The Deinococcus puniceus genome segment CGTGCGACAAGTCATCCAAGTCGCCCGGCGCAACGGTAACGGTCAGGGCGTGCTTGCGCGAGTCGGGCAGGGCGTCCCACAGCACGTCGGCGTCAGGAATGGAGAGCTTCACCCGGCGGCGGCACCTTTGTTCTGATCGGTACTGTTCTGGTCGCCTTGGCCGAGGGCCTCTATCAATCCATTGACCGCCCGCGCCCCCTCTATGTCGGCCATCGTCACGCCGCCTGCATCGTGGGTAAAGTAGCTCAGTTTCACGCGGCGGTAATGAATGGTGATGTCTGGGTGATGGTTTTGCGCCTCGGCTAGTGCAGCCACCTGCACGGCAAACTCCACGCCTTCCCCATAGCTCTCGAAGGTCACGTCACGGAAAAGCGTGCCTTCGCCGCCCCACCAGCCGTCGGGCTTCAGGTCTTGCACATCTCCATCGGTCATCTTGCGTTCGGGATCAAACGCCATTCGGGGGTCGTAAGCCATACCCGGCATGGTAAAGCGCGGCAAGGCACGCAGCGCAGGATTGAAACACGGTTCAACCGGAGGGGCTACCTCCTCCTAGACACAGGTCAGGACTATGTAATATAGACCCACTTCTCATGAAGAGAGCTTAGGATAAGATCAGTCGTCCATCAGTTTACTTGTGCTTTTGCACCCCATCGCTTCTCTCGCCATCTAACGAGGTGCCTATGACTGCATTCCTTTCTCGCCTGTTTGGCCGCCGTCCTCGTCCTGTGCCCGTCAAGAAGGTCTTGCCTCCTATTACTGAGTTGGACTTGTTGCGGGCACTGGGCTGCGACGAATAATCATCAGGTTTAGATTGAGCAGGCCTACTTCTCTACAAAGAAGTGGGCCTGCTTGTTGGTTTCTGGATTAGCCGCTGGCTTTCCCCGTTTGAAGTCTGCTGTGCAAAAAAGCTTCCAGCGCGGGCCAAGCCTGCCTGACTTGCCGCTGAGATTCTTGCCGCGCCTTCTTTTCCCGCGTTATCAGGGCGTTCTGAGAATGGGGCAACCACGTTTCTCCGGTCAGGATGTCCAGCACCACCTCGGCGTCTTGCAGGCGGCCCAGTCCGTCCAGCACGTCGGTGAGGGCGCTCGGCGCAGGCTCCAGCAACTCCAGCGTGTAGCGGTAGTGCTTCAGCGTCTTGCGCCATTCGTGCCAAGTTTCCGTTTTTCTGGCCCGAAGCACCTTGGGGGCGGCTTCCAGAATGTCTGCGCTCTGCTCGGCCAACGCTGCCCGCACCTTGCGCTTAAAGTGCTTCGGGCGCGGCACATCCTTGATGAGCTTGGGCAACTGCAGAGCCGCCAAAGCTTCGGCCCGCTTGTCCTGCCAGCCCTGCTCGAA includes the following:
- a CDS encoding 4a-hydroxytetrahydrobiopterin dehydratase, producing the protein MAYDPRMAFDPERKMTDGDVQDLKPDGWWGGEGTLFRDVTFESYGEGVEFAVQVAALAEAQNHHPDITIHYRRVKLSYFTHDAGGVTMADIEGARAVNGLIEALGQGDQNSTDQNKGAAAG
- a CDS encoding CHAD domain-containing protein → MAAPSDQLPEQQRKKSGTKKTPGERLSKLLPAVQDGDPKAIHEARKLTRKVAAELALSDAPKKVRRAWRDLRRAVAPIRDRDAAGEHVRAALEELNASAAEIAAFEQGWQDKRAEALAALQLPKLIKDVPRPKHFKRKVRAALAEQSADILEAAPKVLRARKTETWHEWRKTLKHYRYTLELLEPAPSALTDVLDGLGRLQDAEVVLDILTGETWLPHSQNALITREKKARQESQRQVRQAWPALEAFLHSRLQTGKASG